In the Xiamenia xianingshaonis genome, one interval contains:
- a CDS encoding slipin family protein, translating to MWRNSQAETGRSRRNASASAPAVSERSVSATIVSAPGERASDFGVLLFSAFAAAVAFALACAVGWALAGSFTFPVAACSVLAAVLIVMAVHISQQWERVVVQRFGRFSRVAGPGLFFTIPIIEQTPIRIDCRTRFTAFGAEETLTADLVPLDVDAVMLWMVHDAKAACNEVSDFSATVELAAQAALRDAIGRLTAAEVVIRREQMDVDIQQILEDEASQWGISILSVKIRNILLPQALQDVMSLEAQAEQRRKARIILMEAEQDISTMIEGVGEAYGGGDAALRLRQMHLMYESVRETGGTVVVPSSFSEGFVEGTSEQQAAAN from the coding sequence ATGTGGCGCAACTCCCAGGCCGAGACAGGTCGCTCCCGCCGAAACGCTTCCGCTTCCGCCCCTGCCGTCTCCGAGCGCAGCGTGTCCGCCACGATCGTGTCCGCCCCCGGTGAGCGCGCCTCCGATTTCGGCGTCCTGCTGTTCAGCGCCTTTGCAGCCGCCGTCGCGTTCGCTCTTGCGTGTGCGGTCGGCTGGGCGCTGGCCGGCTCGTTCACCTTCCCGGTGGCTGCCTGTTCGGTGCTTGCGGCCGTCCTGATCGTCATGGCCGTGCACATCTCGCAGCAATGGGAGCGCGTGGTGGTGCAACGCTTCGGCCGTTTCAGCCGCGTGGCAGGCCCGGGCCTGTTTTTCACCATCCCCATTATCGAGCAGACGCCCATCCGCATCGACTGCCGTACGCGTTTCACCGCTTTCGGCGCCGAAGAGACCCTTACGGCCGATCTGGTGCCGCTTGACGTGGACGCCGTCATGCTGTGGATGGTCCACGACGCGAAGGCAGCTTGCAACGAGGTGAGCGACTTCTCGGCCACGGTGGAGCTGGCGGCGCAGGCGGCCCTGCGCGACGCCATCGGCCGGCTCACTGCTGCCGAGGTGGTCATCCGCCGCGAGCAGATGGATGTCGACATCCAGCAGATTCTGGAAGACGAGGCGTCCCAGTGGGGCATCTCCATCCTGTCGGTGAAGATCCGCAACATCCTGCTGCCGCAGGCCCTGCAAGACGTCATGAGCCTCGAGGCCCAAGCCGAGCAGCGCCGCAAGGCTCGCATCATCCTCATGGAGGCGGAGCAGGACATCTCGACCATGATCGAAGGCGTGGGCGAGGCCTACGGCGGGGGAGACGCGGCTCTGCGTCTGCGCCAGATGCACCTCATGTACGAGAGCGTTCGCGAAACCGGCGGCACCGTGGTGGTGCCCAGCTCCTTCAGCGAGGGCTTCGTGGAGGGAACGTCCGAACAGCAGGCCGCAGCAAATTAA
- the argF gene encoding ornithine carbamoyltransferase: MPVNLSGKSFLRLLDFSTEEIDYMLKLARNFKDMKRAGVPHRYLEGKNIVLLFQKTSTRTRCAFEVGAMDLGMGVTYLDPGSSQMGKKESIEDTARVLGRFYDGIEFRGFEQSDVEELAAKAGVPVWNGLTDAWHPTQMLADILTVQENFNYDIKGKTLVFMGDAANNVARSLMVVCAKLGMNFVACGPKDNMPDQWLIDQCTPIAEANGCTIKCTEDVKDGCTGADVIYTDVWVSMGEPDEVWTKRIADLEAYRVTREVMAMAAPGAIFLHCLPSFHDTNTTTGADIAKRFGVTEMEVEDEVFESAASKVFDEAENRMHTIKAVMYATLR, translated from the coding sequence ATGCCTGTAAATCTGAGCGGTAAGAGCTTCCTGCGCCTCCTCGACTTCTCCACCGAAGAAATCGACTACATGCTCAAGCTCGCCCGTAACTTCAAAGACATGAAGCGCGCCGGCGTTCCGCATCGCTACCTGGAAGGCAAGAACATCGTTCTGCTGTTCCAGAAGACCTCTACCCGCACCCGTTGTGCCTTCGAAGTGGGCGCCATGGATTTGGGCATGGGCGTGACCTACCTCGATCCCGGCAGCTCGCAGATGGGCAAGAAGGAGTCCATCGAGGACACCGCCCGCGTGCTCGGCCGCTTCTACGACGGCATCGAGTTCCGCGGCTTCGAGCAGTCCGACGTCGAAGAGCTGGCCGCCAAGGCCGGCGTTCCGGTGTGGAACGGCCTGACCGATGCGTGGCATCCCACCCAGATGCTCGCCGACATCCTGACCGTGCAGGAAAACTTCAACTACGACATCAAGGGCAAGACACTCGTGTTCATGGGCGACGCCGCCAACAACGTGGCCCGTTCGCTCATGGTCGTGTGCGCCAAGCTCGGCATGAACTTCGTGGCCTGCGGCCCGAAGGACAACATGCCTGACCAGTGGCTCATCGACCAGTGCACGCCCATCGCCGAGGCCAACGGCTGCACCATCAAGTGCACCGAGGACGTCAAGGACGGCTGCACCGGCGCCGACGTCATCTACACCGACGTGTGGGTGTCCATGGGCGAGCCGGACGAAGTGTGGACCAAGCGCATCGCCGACCTCGAGGCCTATCGCGTGACCCGCGAAGTCATGGCCATGGCCGCCCCGGGCGCCATCTTCCTGCACTGCCTGCCCAGCTTCCATGACACGAACACCACCACCGGTGCCGACATCGCGAAGCGCTTCGGCGTGACCGAGATGGAAGTCGAGGACGAGGTCTTCGAGTCTGCGGCGTCCAAGGTCTTCGACGAGGCCGAGAACCGCATGCACACCATCAAGGCCGTCATGTACGCGACCCTGCGCTAA
- the arcA gene encoding arginine deiminase gives MSGIRVSSEIGPLKKVMLHRPGAELLNLTPNTLEELLFDDIPFLKVAQAEHDAFADILRGEGAEVVYLEDLAAEVVASDPEIREQFLLQWIREADIHTERYTRIIHDYLEENYSDPKDLVMKTMAGINLQELQTDKSDSLVDLVSDASKLVCAPMPNLYFTRDPFASIGNGASVNRMYSVTRNRETIYAEYVFKHHPDFKDVPQYYGRYNTFHIEGGDILNISADTLAVGISQRTEPDAIDQIAHNIFSDETSPIEKVLAFDIPSSRAFMHLDTVFTQIDADKFTVHPGILGPLTVFEITPSASGSGIKVREINEPLELLLSKAVGASVELIPCGGGDRIAAEREQWNDGSNTLCVRPGTIVVYERNDVTNAVLQEKGLNVLQMPSAELSRGRGGPRCMSMPLIREDL, from the coding sequence ATGTCTGGTATTCGAGTTTCGAGCGAAATCGGCCCTCTGAAGAAGGTCATGCTGCACCGACCCGGCGCCGAGCTTCTGAACCTCACGCCCAACACGCTCGAGGAGCTCCTGTTCGACGACATCCCGTTTCTGAAGGTCGCCCAGGCCGAGCACGACGCGTTCGCCGACATCCTGCGCGGCGAGGGCGCCGAGGTGGTGTACCTGGAGGACCTCGCGGCCGAGGTCGTCGCGAGCGACCCGGAGATCCGCGAGCAGTTCCTGCTGCAGTGGATCCGCGAGGCCGACATCCACACCGAGCGCTACACCCGCATCATCCACGACTACCTGGAGGAGAACTACTCCGACCCCAAGGACCTCGTGATGAAGACCATGGCGGGCATCAACCTCCAGGAGCTGCAGACCGACAAGTCAGACTCGCTCGTGGACCTGGTCTCGGACGCCTCCAAGCTCGTGTGCGCCCCGATGCCCAACCTCTACTTCACGCGCGACCCGTTCGCCTCCATCGGCAACGGGGCCTCTGTCAACCGCATGTACTCGGTCACGCGCAACCGCGAGACCATCTACGCCGAGTACGTCTTCAAGCACCACCCGGACTTCAAGGACGTGCCGCAGTACTACGGGCGCTACAACACCTTCCACATCGAGGGCGGCGACATCCTCAACATCAGCGCCGACACCCTCGCCGTCGGCATCTCCCAGCGCACCGAGCCCGACGCCATCGACCAGATCGCCCACAACATCTTTAGCGACGAGACCTCCCCGATCGAGAAGGTGCTCGCCTTCGACATCCCCTCCTCGCGCGCCTTCATGCACCTCGACACGGTCTTCACCCAGATCGACGCCGACAAGTTCACGGTGCACCCGGGGATCCTCGGGCCCCTCACGGTCTTCGAGATCACGCCCTCGGCCTCCGGGTCGGGCATCAAGGTCCGCGAGATCAACGAGCCGCTCGAGCTGCTGCTCTCCAAGGCCGTGGGCGCCTCGGTCGAGCTCATCCCCTGCGGCGGCGGCGACCGCATCGCCGCCGAGCGCGAGCAGTGGAACGACGGCTCCAACACGCTGTGCGTGCGCCCCGGCACCATCGTGGTCTACGAGCGCAACGACGTCACCAACGCCGTGCTTCAGGAGAAGGGCCTCAACGTGCTGCAGATGCCCTCGGCCGAGCTCTCCCGCGGCCGCGGCGGCCCGCGCTGCATGTCCATGCCGCTTATCCGCGAGGACCTGTAG
- a CDS encoding YfcC family protein, with protein MTENGKSKKQRKSLSAFTILLIILVALALVTIIMSALGASYTDPNTGETAFVQGATLSGILTAPVFGFHDAIGVCLFVLILGGFLGIVTETGALDAGIAALVRKLHGNELVLIPILMFIFSIGGTTYGMCEETVPFYLLLAATMVAAGFDSLTGAAVVLLGAGCGVLGSTVNPFAVGVAVDALSSQGIAANQAVIMGLGVVLWLATLIPSILFVMRYAKKVKADKGSTFLSLQEQEDMMNEWGMKESEDEAASGDTAEHSAMTARQKWSLVVFAFTFVIMIVSFIPWEDLGVNAFVGGQEFETVTTEVAADEIAGVYSEATGTELTLDEGVVGTDVAEEEVSPAWSSFLTGVPLGQWYFDEASTWFLLMALVIGVIGGVSESRFVKAFINGAADMMSVVLVIALARSVTVLMGATGLDMWILDNASNALSGLSAIVFAPLSFLLYVVLSFLIPSSSGMATVSIPILGPLAAQLGFSPDVMIMIFSAGNGLVNLFTPTSGAIMGGLALARIEYTTWLKFGAKLFVVLGVICLVVLTAAMMIVPYGG; from the coding sequence ATGACCGAGAATGGAAAAAGCAAGAAACAGAGGAAGAGTTTATCAGCGTTTACCATCCTCCTCATCATTCTGGTGGCGCTGGCCCTTGTGACCATCATCATGAGCGCATTGGGCGCCAGCTACACCGACCCGAACACGGGTGAAACGGCGTTTGTGCAAGGAGCCACGCTTTCCGGCATTCTGACGGCTCCGGTGTTCGGCTTTCATGACGCCATCGGCGTGTGCCTGTTCGTCCTGATCCTGGGCGGCTTTTTGGGCATCGTCACCGAAACGGGCGCGCTTGACGCCGGCATCGCGGCGCTCGTGCGCAAGCTGCACGGCAACGAGTTGGTGCTCATCCCCATTTTGATGTTCATCTTCTCCATCGGCGGCACCACGTACGGCATGTGCGAGGAAACCGTGCCGTTCTACCTGCTGCTGGCAGCGACGATGGTGGCGGCGGGCTTCGACTCGCTCACCGGCGCGGCGGTCGTGCTGCTCGGCGCCGGCTGCGGCGTGCTCGGCTCTACGGTGAACCCGTTTGCCGTCGGCGTGGCCGTCGACGCGCTGTCCAGCCAGGGCATCGCTGCGAACCAGGCCGTCATCATGGGCCTTGGCGTCGTGCTGTGGCTTGCCACGCTCATCCCGTCCATCCTGTTCGTCATGCGCTACGCCAAGAAGGTGAAGGCCGACAAGGGCTCCACGTTCCTGTCGCTGCAAGAGCAGGAAGACATGATGAACGAGTGGGGCATGAAGGAATCCGAAGACGAAGCCGCCTCTGGCGACACGGCTGAGCACAGCGCGATGACTGCGCGGCAGAAGTGGTCGCTCGTCGTGTTCGCGTTCACGTTCGTCATCATGATCGTGTCGTTCATTCCGTGGGAAGACCTGGGCGTCAACGCGTTCGTCGGCGGCCAGGAATTTGAAACGGTCACGACCGAAGTCGCTGCTGACGAGATCGCCGGCGTGTACAGCGAAGCCACCGGCACCGAGCTGACGCTTGACGAAGGCGTCGTCGGCACCGACGTGGCCGAAGAAGAAGTGTCTCCCGCATGGTCGAGCTTCCTTACCGGCGTGCCGCTGGGCCAGTGGTACTTCGACGAGGCGTCCACCTGGTTTTTGCTGATGGCGCTCGTCATCGGCGTGATCGGCGGAGTGTCGGAGTCCCGCTTCGTGAAGGCGTTCATCAACGGCGCCGCCGACATGATGTCGGTCGTGCTGGTCATCGCGCTGGCGCGTTCCGTCACGGTGCTCATGGGCGCTACCGGCCTGGACATGTGGATCCTCGACAACGCCTCCAACGCGCTTTCGGGCCTGTCTGCCATTGTGTTCGCGCCGCTGTCGTTCTTGCTCTACGTGGTGCTGTCGTTCCTCATCCCGTCCTCTTCGGGCATGGCGACGGTCTCCATCCCCATTTTGGGCCCGTTGGCCGCGCAGCTCGGCTTCTCGCCTGACGTGATGATCATGATCTTCTCCGCCGGCAACGGCCTGGTGAACCTGTTCACCCCGACCTCCGGCGCCATCATGGGCGGCCTGGCCCTGGCCAGGATCGAGTACACCACCTGGCTCAAGTTCGGCGCAAAGCTGTTCGTCGTGCTGGGCGTCATCTGCCTCGTCGTGCTGACGGCGGCCATGATGATCGTGCCTTACGGCGGGTAG
- a CDS encoding molybdopterin-containing oxidoreductase family protein: MTASEKKLTRRSFLTTTALAAGALATASMAGCSSVSTDEKPEASPETSAPASEPAPVEEKTYSNWCRGNCGAMSCCLDTVVREGKIVSTRQHPVKAQQSIKLQPGCVKAASNIQRIYGNHRLLYPMLQAGERGSDNWERISWDEALSMIAEKMQAAFDEYGPESVGFLSSYSGNSGSLSTVFGGFTNFPEARAPLGVGPERFLQKTGASIFTATGDAAGLYMQMVVLGVPGNSPEDAVNAKNIFLFGNPCDSSKAQWTSILDAKERGAKLTTIDPRFSNTAAHSDLWIPVRPSTDGALILAACNYIIDNDLIDYDYLRNKSVAPLLVKEDGSYLRLSDLDLPLCRKEDPATGETVEVDTEVVYDEVSKTFGSSFEIKDPAFSGTFDANGESVRTVYDLAYESIKPFTVEYAANECGLPVEVIESFAQSYADGPSFILTNWGFQHYQNSWRMYYGLAFLASLTGNACKSGANYGNSLLSTVWLEKPVANPEATAFTVKDAKVSKMASYSRIPDLVNTGSWAGEDYTLRLLWIAGANPIECGIGYTEQIEAWKKIDFVVVAAEYVNDTVRQASLALPVTMAFEAEDLLADGLNQKAIDPVGESKSDFEIFVELAKAMGYDDLYDKDAEGYLRELLDTEDNIAAGLDYDSLHEKGFVFKDAFERNEVVGAEYNPTGRTQFYLESLYSNGNWDAEITQQDRLPYYEHAFEAYPSNPAREQYPLFAVSYHDNYTGHSMHNHVPWLNELRGLEGTSGNGEPYTVIHESAAAERGIKTGDKIRVFNSRGSFVTLALVSKGIREDTITVPRGYAGDEMMEGHLQSVTSIEARDKVTNNDSHNDWICQVEKM, translated from the coding sequence GTGACTGCGTCGGAAAAGAAATTGACTCGACGTTCATTCCTGACCACAACGGCTCTGGCGGCTGGTGCCTTGGCAACGGCTTCGATGGCCGGCTGCTCCAGCGTGAGCACCGACGAGAAGCCCGAGGCCTCGCCCGAAACCAGTGCGCCCGCCAGCGAACCGGCGCCTGTTGAGGAAAAAACCTACTCAAACTGGTGTCGCGGCAATTGTGGCGCAATGTCCTGCTGCCTTGACACTGTTGTGAGGGAGGGGAAAATCGTTAGCACGCGTCAGCACCCCGTCAAAGCTCAGCAGAGCATCAAGCTTCAACCGGGTTGCGTGAAAGCCGCTTCGAACATACAGCGGATCTATGGCAACCATCGATTGCTGTACCCCATGCTTCAGGCAGGCGAGCGAGGAAGCGACAATTGGGAGAGAATCAGCTGGGATGAAGCCCTCTCGATGATTGCCGAGAAGATGCAGGCAGCCTTTGACGAATATGGTCCGGAGTCTGTCGGTTTTCTGAGCAGCTACAGCGGGAACAGCGGTTCCCTCAGCACTGTTTTCGGCGGCTTTACCAATTTCCCAGAAGCTCGTGCCCCTCTCGGCGTCGGCCCGGAACGTTTTTTGCAGAAGACAGGTGCCAGCATCTTTACGGCGACTGGCGATGCGGCCGGCTTATACATGCAAATGGTGGTTTTAGGCGTTCCTGGCAATTCGCCCGAAGACGCAGTAAATGCCAAGAACATTTTCTTGTTCGGCAACCCTTGCGATTCGTCCAAGGCGCAATGGACGAGCATACTTGATGCCAAGGAGCGGGGGGCGAAGCTCACCACCATCGATCCGCGTTTCTCCAATACCGCAGCCCACTCAGACCTGTGGATACCCGTCAGGCCGTCGACGGACGGGGCCTTGATCCTTGCTGCCTGCAACTACATCATCGACAACGATTTGATAGACTACGACTATCTGCGCAACAAGTCGGTCGCTCCCTTGCTGGTAAAGGAGGATGGTAGCTATCTCAGGCTTTCGGATCTCGATTTGCCCTTGTGCAGGAAGGAAGACCCCGCTACCGGCGAGACCGTTGAGGTTGATACGGAAGTGGTGTACGACGAAGTTTCGAAGACGTTTGGTTCATCTTTCGAAATTAAGGATCCGGCTTTTTCGGGCACGTTTGACGCAAACGGGGAAAGTGTCCGTACGGTTTATGATCTGGCCTATGAATCGATAAAGCCTTTCACGGTGGAGTATGCCGCGAACGAGTGCGGCTTGCCTGTCGAGGTCATTGAGAGTTTCGCGCAATCGTATGCCGATGGCCCTTCGTTCATTTTGACGAATTGGGGTTTTCAGCACTATCAAAATTCGTGGAGAATGTATTACGGTCTTGCTTTTTTGGCTTCTCTCACGGGCAATGCATGCAAGTCTGGCGCAAATTACGGGAATTCGCTCCTTTCCACAGTATGGCTTGAGAAGCCTGTTGCAAATCCGGAGGCAACAGCGTTTACGGTGAAGGATGCCAAGGTATCCAAGATGGCGTCTTATAGTCGTATCCCCGATCTGGTCAACACCGGCTCTTGGGCTGGCGAAGACTATACGTTGCGACTCTTGTGGATTGCCGGTGCCAATCCGATCGAGTGCGGCATAGGATACACCGAGCAGATAGAGGCCTGGAAGAAGATCGACTTCGTCGTTGTTGCCGCAGAGTATGTCAACGACACGGTTCGCCAAGCGAGTTTGGCCTTGCCCGTAACCATGGCGTTCGAAGCTGAGGATTTGCTGGCTGACGGCCTGAATCAAAAAGCAATCGATCCTGTTGGAGAAAGCAAGTCTGATTTCGAAATATTCGTTGAGCTTGCAAAGGCTATGGGATACGATGATTTGTATGACAAAGATGCCGAAGGCTATCTGCGCGAATTGCTTGACACTGAGGACAATATCGCCGCCGGCCTCGATTATGACTCTCTTCATGAGAAAGGGTTCGTCTTCAAGGATGCTTTCGAGCGGAACGAGGTTGTTGGAGCAGAGTACAATCCTACGGGACGAACCCAGTTTTATCTGGAATCTCTTTACTCTAACGGAAACTGGGATGCTGAAATAACCCAGCAAGACCGCCTGCCTTACTATGAGCATGCTTTCGAGGCGTATCCTTCGAACCCCGCGCGTGAGCAATACCCGCTTTTCGCGGTTTCCTATCACGACAACTATACCGGACACAGTATGCACAACCACGTGCCGTGGCTCAATGAGCTTCGCGGGCTTGAGGGAACGTCGGGAAATGGCGAGCCTTATACGGTCATTCATGAATCGGCAGCAGCGGAGCGAGGCATAAAAACTGGCGATAAAATAAGGGTTTTCAATTCGCGAGGAAGCTTTGTGACTCTTGCGCTCGTCTCGAAAGGCATTCGCGAAGACACCATCACTGTTCCAAGGGGTTATGCGGGCGATGAGATGATGGAAGGCCACTTGCAATCGGTCACTTCCATTGAGGCGCGCGATAAGGTTACAAACAATGACAGTCACAATGACTGGATTTGCCAAGTTGAGAAAATGTAG
- a CDS encoding TorD/DmsD family molecular chaperone — translation MTANAFEIEAPDDERASRRWMACAMWFELLSLGLLKPERVVAEALCSGEYAEACREAAEALGPFADAASVLGGLLVSYADCDVEEAYHQVLREYTRLFVGERGPLVTPFVGVWAAQTRGQQGLLFVGPESMAVERFMRRCGVAKDLGAGQSNDPVDHIGTMCEFCKFLCLVGARAVVPVEGAVVDPGDFDCFMADYFAPYAAWCAAQIRDLSGVPFYRALAEMLDVAAAFGAKEA, via the coding sequence ATGACCGCCAACGCCTTTGAGATCGAAGCGCCGGACGACGAGCGGGCCTCCCGGCGGTGGATGGCTTGCGCGATGTGGTTCGAGCTGCTCTCGCTCGGGCTGCTCAAGCCCGAGCGCGTCGTGGCCGAAGCGCTCTGCTCGGGGGAGTACGCGGAGGCGTGCCGTGAAGCGGCGGAGGCGCTCGGGCCTTTCGCGGATGCAGCCTCAGTTCTCGGCGGCCTTCTCGTCTCCTATGCGGATTGCGACGTCGAAGAGGCCTACCACCAGGTGCTTCGCGAGTACACCCGCCTGTTCGTGGGAGAGCGGGGGCCCCTGGTCACCCCGTTCGTCGGCGTGTGGGCGGCCCAGACCCGTGGCCAGCAGGGACTTTTGTTCGTGGGGCCTGAGTCCATGGCCGTTGAGCGCTTCATGCGCCGCTGCGGCGTGGCGAAGGACTTGGGCGCCGGGCAGAGCAACGACCCGGTCGACCACATCGGCACCATGTGCGAGTTCTGCAAGTTCCTCTGCCTGGTTGGTGCCCGGGCCGTGGTCCCCGTCGAGGGCGCCGTCGTGGACCCTGGTGACTTCGACTGCTTCATGGCCGACTATTTCGCCCCCTACGCCGCCTGGTGTGCCGCTCAGATCCGCGATCTCAGCGGCGTTCCCTTCTACCGTGCCCTGGCCGAGATGCTGGACGTGGCCGCGGCTTTTGGGGCCAAGGAGGCATGA
- the arcC gene encoding carbamate kinase, with amino-acid sequence MPYQKGEGPSVVIALGGNALGNTPQEQLALVKNTAKHIVDMVGEGVNVVVSHGNGPQVGMINNAFAFAAANDGKTPEMPFPEAGAMSQGYIGYQLSQAILNDMKDRGIHRSTACIVTQTVVDPDDPAFQNPTKPVGAFMSEEEAKAKAEETGWTFKEDAGRGWRQVVASPKPVRIVEFDAIKDLMEAGYIVVSTGGGGVPVFETGDQYEGVPAVIDKDRSSSKLAADFGADMLVILTAVEKVCINYGKPDQVELSTMTVAEAKKYIDEGQFAPGSMLPKVEACIEFVEAHPEGRALITSLECAAAGLEGKTGTVITA; translated from the coding sequence ATGCCTTATCAAAAAGGCGAAGGCCCTTCGGTAGTCATCGCGCTCGGCGGCAACGCTCTCGGCAACACTCCGCAGGAGCAGCTTGCGCTGGTGAAGAACACCGCCAAGCACATCGTTGACATGGTCGGCGAAGGCGTCAACGTCGTGGTTTCCCACGGCAACGGCCCGCAGGTCGGCATGATCAACAACGCGTTCGCGTTCGCGGCCGCCAACGACGGCAAGACGCCGGAGATGCCTTTCCCCGAGGCCGGCGCCATGAGCCAGGGCTACATCGGCTACCAGCTGTCCCAGGCCATCTTGAACGACATGAAGGACCGCGGCATCCACCGCTCCACCGCGTGCATCGTGACGCAGACCGTCGTCGATCCCGACGATCCGGCCTTCCAGAACCCCACGAAGCCCGTCGGCGCCTTCATGAGCGAAGAGGAAGCCAAGGCCAAGGCCGAGGAAACCGGCTGGACGTTCAAGGAGGACGCGGGCCGCGGCTGGCGCCAGGTCGTCGCTTCCCCCAAGCCGGTCCGCATCGTTGAGTTCGACGCCATCAAAGACCTTATGGAAGCCGGCTACATCGTCGTTTCCACGGGCGGCGGCGGCGTTCCGGTGTTCGAGACGGGCGACCAGTACGAGGGCGTGCCCGCGGTCATCGACAAGGACCGCTCGTCGTCCAAGCTCGCCGCCGACTTCGGCGCCGACATGCTCGTCATCCTGACGGCCGTCGAAAAGGTGTGCATCAACTACGGCAAGCCTGACCAGGTGGAGCTTTCCACCATGACGGTCGCCGAGGCCAAGAAGTACATCGACGAGGGCCAGTTCGCCCCCGGCTCGATGCTGCCGAAGGTCGAAGCGTGCATCGAGTTCGTCGAGGCACATCCCGAGGGCCGCGCCCTCATCACCTCCCTCGAGTGCGCCGCTGCGGGCCTCGAGGGCAAGACGGGCACAGTTATCACTGCGTAA
- a CDS encoding 4Fe-4S dicluster domain-containing protein encodes MAIDTNRCSACNNCAMTCKVENNLSEGVWWNTARTEGGEYRYTPGGEYPNDLKMTFFTFACQHCDNPACVGACPTGASQKREDGIVIVDASICIGCDSCIAACPYEGVRTHLENPSWCFDFNMGDCAAPTHLANTVEKCTLCSHRIDRGELPACVEICQSQARYFGDLDDPESEVSKLIAERDYDLLLEDQGTGPNVYYLK; translated from the coding sequence ATGGCTATAGACACCAATCGATGCTCGGCCTGCAATAATTGCGCTATGACCTGCAAAGTTGAGAACAACCTCTCGGAAGGTGTCTGGTGGAATACCGCTCGCACTGAAGGAGGCGAATATCGGTACACGCCGGGTGGGGAATATCCGAATGATCTGAAAATGACGTTCTTCACCTTCGCCTGTCAGCATTGCGATAATCCGGCTTGCGTTGGGGCGTGCCCTACGGGAGCTTCGCAAAAGCGGGAAGACGGAATCGTCATTGTCGATGCCTCGATCTGTATTGGATGCGATAGCTGTATTGCGGCCTGTCCTTACGAAGGGGTGCGTACTCACCTTGAAAACCCCTCATGGTGCTTTGACTTCAATATGGGAGATTGCGCTGCACCTACCCATTTGGCAAATACCGTCGAGAAGTGCACGCTCTGCTCGCATCGCATAGATCGTGGCGAGTTGCCGGCGTGCGTGGAGATATGTCAGTCTCAAGCTCGCTATTTCGGCGATTTGGACGACCCAGAATCCGAGGTGTCGAAGCTCATCGCCGAGCGCGACTACGACCTTCTTTTAGAAGACCAGGGCACGGGTCCGAACGTGTACTACCTGAAGTAG